Part of the Diprion similis isolate iyDipSimi1 chromosome 10, iyDipSimi1.1, whole genome shotgun sequence genome, GTGAATCCAGTGGGTATTGGGATCATGCATGGCGTCGCTATTATTGAGGGACGTTGTTTCAAAACAGTAAATGACCGTGGTTAGACCATATTACGCATGCGTGATTATTGCCATCGCTGTCGCACACACTGTTGCACAGATCATCCCTCGGTTGCAGCAATCCTACCGGCATTAAACTGAACAACGGAATCTGGCTTCGTTACAAAAGCCAACTCAGATAAAAGTCATCTATGGCACCCGACTATCAGAGATGCAGGACGTGTGTATACACGATCATTTTCGGCAGGCAGCAGCATCTCACCTCTGATTTCTGTGATCACTGCAGACACGGTGTAAGAAAGAAGGTGACGCCACAGTGCCTAAACTGTGAAGCAATGCTTACTTGCAAGGttcactgattgtgagctcCGTGAAAAGTGCTCGTTTTCATAGAAGACACGATTGTCGTGTGCAAGCGAGGTGTTTCGCACAGGTACCAAATGAATGCGTGCAATAGTGCAAGTAAGTTGCTTCCATTAATCAATCCATTGCTAGATTCTCTCGGCAATGCGATGACCAATCAAAGGCGAAgataacgaagaagaagaagaaggctgTGAAATCACCTTCCTTACGTCGCGGTCCCAGCACGTTGAAGGTGGGTTGTTATTTGGGTTGTCTGCTTGGGTAGAATGGTATAAGTTATACCGTATAACAAtagaattatatatttatcataTGCAAAATCTCATTCCACCGTTTTTTAATTGAAGTATTGAATACTTCATTGCGAGAATTAACATTAGATTCGGTGTGGCGCAGCTTTTCTGATAATTAAGAATTCTTTGTATTAGTTGGCATTGGCTATAACTATAGACGTAATAGATTGGCTATTTTTGTACTAGCAGATAACTACAAATAGCatacattttccaacagaAACAGGTTCATGTACTTGACTGTCTTGATAAGCTATCGGATAAAAGACcgtaaagaaacaaaaattattttttcttaggtacatacgtacagattttttggataaaaggatgaacaaattaaGAACACATAAAAACGGAAACAACTCATAATATTGAtctgaatatattttcattaaaacatAAATGTTGGATCAATGAGATAACAGttacaaaataatacaatTCAAAGCTGCAGTTTATACATTCCAAATTACTTTAGGGTATACATAGCTGTCAAGGTAATTATTGTGTAAAcgattgtaaataattttcaattcgtgtctataaataaataatttactattacgtattatatatcttatatttttttttttttgtcttatctTTTTTATGAAATCCGTGGGAGCCAAGTTTACTTTGGAACGCGTGATTAActttatgtgttttctctCACCCgaagttttaaaaatcatatttatttcacaatcaaTTCAGTAACACGATTGAATCATTCGTGTTTCTCTTGTACAGAATTCTAAAGTTTCACCCAAATTATATCAGCTTTCAATCGTTCGTCACatcaaaatcgataaaaaattgcaaacgattcgaataaaattcgCCTTTGCCGAATCCCGTTTAAACATTCACAATCACCTTCATTACGTGAAAGTAAAATTACATTCACGACATTAGATGACTGTCATCAGTATTCATCTATCAAATATCTGGAAAATATAcccaaaataaatttcacttccCAGATTCTGCTCAACTCTTTCTTGTGTGCTTCAAACCATCCCCGAGTTATAATGAGAAACAATATTTGTTCATACATTAAATTACAGTAGATCTATAACCTATGTGACTGAAGTTCTTTTTTGCACTCCGCGGTTTTCTTTCTTGCATTTTAcctcatatttttattacgtaAATAAAGTTAAAGGTATGTACAAATACAATTCAATACGAAATACTTCGTGTAATATATTTACGTATGATGGCTTTAtggcaattgatttgtttggATAATTCAACAAGTGcgtatgtagatatatacaaaatgaatttaacTGAGGATACATATTACTTTACGCTCAATCAAATGACTGCGGTGAATATGATGGGCATTTAAAGTTAACATGTTTCATTCATTCTCGAACCAATTCTGTTAACtgataatgaattattaaaatcataTTGTGACCGGCAAATATCTAAAGTCTGCCAACAATCTGCTTTACGATAaaacgaaattcaattcatttgAATCTTGTGCTTGATTTGAGATATATATTTCGCCCATCTGTCGATGGTGTTTCTTCACGgtttaaaatcaatatacTTCTTAAGCTTATCACTTTCGATGATGCGTATACCAAATTAACGATTTTGTTCCTGCGGTCTATTAGTCGACCGTCATCatcgatgataaaattttgtcatcCTTGAGTCAAGGCTCCAGGGGTGTGGCGATCTCACATCGTTCGCCTCAATGGTTTCTCTCCAGCAATATTAGACACATACACTTCAATAGTCGCCGTATTCGTGTCCGACGGACTGCAGCATCTTGAAGGCACCAGCCAGCAACAATGATCCGGAAAGATCACCGAGCGATGTCAAGTACGGAATTGCAGAATTGTCCGGGTCAATTTTGTATCGCCACATTGCGTGGATGATTATGTGAGCGGTGTAGAGCAAGAGCATTAACTAAAACGGAACAGAAAAACTCATTCGACCATCTTCTCAGTACCGAATACTaggaatatcaaaaattattatgtcgTCCTGGCTTCGTGCATGAAATACCAACGCAGAATCAAGCATGTGTGGTCGTATATGTACACGTGATTTACTGGACCCAAAGTTCTTATTATCGTTATAGGTTAGTACTGATAGGGATTTGTACTTTCCTGCTACGCCTACTGGTGGCGCTGACAAGCGTGTACGAATAGAGAATTACATGATATTGATAGTGTGCATACATAGGCGTTGCACGAAGCGAATACCGCCGAAACAAATGGAACTTACCTGCACTAACGCGGCAGCCAAGTAGGATAATATGAAATAGATATGCAGCGTTGAGTAACCCCACTGAATGTAGTCTGCAGCGAAGATGAAGACCAGTTGACCAGGTAATGACATACCCATCAGAATTCGTGCTGTTTTGGCGTAGGGTACTGAAAGAATCAGAGATCATGAGTATCATGTGTTTTCTAACGGGCTGAATGAACTGATCTGCAAATATCCCATATTTTTAGTATACTACCAACCTCCTTTGAAGAGCGCTGCCCATGGAGAAACGAAAATCTTTGCATGGGGTGGTAAAATTCCCATGATAGAAGTTTGGTGCAACAGCGTTGAGATTCTGGATGCCTGCACCGAAACTAGATTGCCTCCAATTCCGTTTATTATTGGTTGAAATATGACGAAACCGTCGAAAACGTCAACCGCTTGGTCAAGGACTAATCCGCCAAGCCTGCAATGACAAAATGTCGATTCGAATGATCCTGGCACTGAGGTAGTGAGTAAGTGAGTAAGCAACTATGGATCCTTCAAATTCGGCAGACTCACCCGCTAATGAACAACGCTGATAAAACCGGCGTCCACCCCGTTTTCAGAACGCTTCTGGTGTACTTGTTTTTCAGAACTATGCAGATCCATAGAGGTAACAGGCAAATATAACCTCCCAGGATGAGGTAGAGGATCCATATCTGATTATCTAGTCTTGTGAAGAGTGCGGATGCAATAGCCGCCAAAACGCTGATGGACACGACATCACCAATGGATGCAGCGAGCGGTGTAGCAAGATTGTCAGGGTTCATTTTACACCGATGCGATACCATAATTACAACGATCATCACGAAATCTGAAAGCATACGTGATATCTGTACGTGATTCCGAGAAAGGTCGGATTATCAATATCGCAATTATCGCAACATCATTCTCGGAGTGATTCTCATCTCgggtttgatattttttgttttaatgatTAATGCAAGGTGTACGTATGTTCGTGCATATATGAACGTGTGTGACTGCGAGATACCAGTTAAGAAAACGTTGTTTCAACTGTAAATCGACGCAGATATTGTCCAATGCCGGTTTCACTGGACAACAAGCAATTGATATCGTACAAAGTGCtgtgaaaatgaaactttgTAACGGACGATCAACTGACAACAAGTAAACGATAGGTAATCATATTCATCGCCAGTGCGTCAACGTTGTCAAAACAATTGGCGAACAAACAGGTAtccaataaattaattttaatctaGATGTTGCACTCACCTAAGACGAAGCATGAGCTGGTTGCAGTACAAATGCTGGAAGTGGTCAACAGAAGAGCATGGTTCCAAATGAACTGTCCCTGCATTACCGCCCCCACTGAGAGGGCGAAAATAGAGACGAGAAAAGCTGCTACCGAAGCTTGAATTTGAACCAGAACCACGTTGCCGATTATCATTTTCATGATCTCTCGGAAGCTTGTCATGTTGCCGATATTCGCCTGTGTGCTCAATCGTGAGGCTAAACACATGTCGAGGTTTCCTTTGAGGCCCAGTAGCGCTGGTACAAGGATGAAGAGCTCGCTGATGGCCACGAACACCGGccaattcttgaaaatatcattcaaattATTGGTTTAAGATACCTACAGCTGCCTGATTGTGAGTTGAATGAATTTGACGACGTACACCATTACGGCATTATCCTtagactttgaaaatttataacgcaaggtgagagaaatttttccaacacagTTGGCGGTAGTTATGAAATTCGATACAAGATAAGATTGGCGAGAGGGCGATATTGGTGAAAGGATTTTACGATTCATTCAAACGCTACGCTCACTCGATGCTACAAAACGATTTAATGATCGGCAGCGGTGACCACTAAACTCGACGGCAATAAAATCAAAGTGATTCCGGATATAATATtacttttatacgtatatatacatatggggTACGGACGAAGGCTTAGCGAGGTGAATGTCAGAGCAGAATCTATATACGACTATAATACTGATTCACGATAGTTATTACTTTTGTTCCTGTATATCGGGAAATGTGATGTGGGGACATCTCGTAAGAAATGGGGCGTTAAAACAGTCAGGGCCCACTTGACTTTGCCACGAAGTAGTCCATTAATCCaatacaaaatggcggatttCTATCCTCCGCTTTTATTGTGTCATGAAACAACTTTTATTCACCTCTATCGGTCTCCCGCTGCCCCGTCAGACTCGCTAAGCTGCCAGAATCGAGAAACTCTAGTCCGATTGTCAAGTGACATGCAGAAGGACTTGGAAAACACGCCGTGCGAGACAAGTGCATTAAAGGAATGTTCACATTGAGAAATCCCCACCTGGACATTAGATAGAACTATTCCAGCCCCGATGGTGCCAATTCCAGCGATGAAAAACGGCACGGAAATCTGTAGCGTTGTCGTGTACCATTTTTCAGCCTTGACAATTTTCCGCTTATCTCCAGAGCCTGGCGACCCGCCGGGAAAGTCGGGATCTGGGTCTGAGTTCGTGATCGAGGTGATCGTGACGATGGAACTGCTGCTGGACAGCGATCCGCCTCCTGGACTCGCAGGTGCCAGACCATTCTTTTCGGAATAAGCTCCAAAGGGGACCTTCAGTGAGGCTGCAAGAGTCAAGATTTTCAACTATTAATATCCACGTGTGACACGCTTCTGAATTTCGTGACAAAAGCTTGCGAGACTGACCTGCTATTTTTTTAGCCGTGACTTCGTCAGCGTTAAGGTTTGAGATTTCGATGGAGTcgttttttgacaatttaccGACGTCGAGGGTGAGATCATCTTTCTTGTCACCGTCGGTAAACGAGTAATCGTTCTTTATCTTCTCATGGTCCTGCGGTGCTGGGTCGGGATGAGCGTCAGCCGGGCTCTTGTTCGATTTCCGGTTTTGACTGGCCAAATCCGTAATGCTCAACAGTTTTGGTCTGTCCTCCGGATCCGGGAAAGCAACCATACCTTATACAGAAAGaggaattattatcaaatcgCGAACGCGTTAAATGAACAAAATGTGATCACTCGTAAGTAGTCGTGGAAGCGAAATGTGCATTTCTGTGAAATAACATCAGACCGTCGATTCCATGACCTTCGAATCAAACAGATCCGTACGCACGAGTTTTTACAGTCGCGTTTGTTATGCTCGGCCGGGGAACGTTCCGTTAAACAACGGAGGGCAATTACGTTTAAGAAGTGTATAACTTTTAAAAGAAACTAGCGTCACACGTCGCGGGTCTTAGTGAATGGTCGAAGTTTCGTAGCTCCAGAATGAATTCCCATTCGATTCATTCATGCCGATGCGTACATCACGTTCAATCTTTACAAACAAACATTGTACTCAGCGTATGACGTagcttatatttttctcaatttccaaCCTTTTTGTTCGTTGCCCAAGAATTGATTGACGTGTCTAGCAAAGAATGGGATTGGATCAAGTATCTCCTTCGGGCTATAGTTCAACTGTTATTCTATCGATTTGCTATTTTTCTCAGCCGATCAAAGCGATCATTGTCGCTTCGATCGTCTATGACCCATGTTTCTTAAAATTCTGCGAACGTTTTTATTTACTGGaaaatgttttatatatacacatgtgttATTTATACAGctgtaatataatttcaagaaACAGACTACCTATCACGAAGAAAGCCCGTATTTTGTGAAATGTTCACTGTTGACATTTAAAGCAATGAAGATGACCGctggaataataattactaaaaaaattaaggagaaCTCACCGGAATGTGTATTGCAGCGAGTCGTGTGTAGAGTATTTTATACCAATTGACCAAAACCGctgcggatttttttttgagattccAGACGCCGCCAAGCCGTAAAAGTTCTGCCACCACAATCTGTTTCGGAACGAACGatctcgttatttttcactgtCAAGTTACCGCGATAGGATCACCCCAAAAAATTGACAGGGAGTGAGTCCCGGAAGTGTGTTTTATTCGGTGCTGGAGTTACATCAACGAATGTTATTTAAACTTGTGAACTACCAAAATTGTAGCAGGATTTAGTGCAACTAACATGCCGCTCGTTAGAAATAACGTCGCACGTGTAAATCCagcagattattttttcattgagaATATAATCTGATCTAACAGGAGtatccctttctctctctctctctgtctctgtctctGGTAGGAGTTTTACGGCAGCTAATAAAATTGTTCCCTTCGATCTTTGCCTCGCgattttacgatatttttttaagatcAGGTTCCCGCTAGTTCCGCGTCTCAAATCTTCAGAGGCAAATTTTTCAGAGAGAATATTTCTCGAGAGTTAATATTTAGTCTCTGCTGTTATTTGCCAAGCACATTGAAGAGAATTCGGAGCAACGAAGTTCAACCTGCTGCACCGTTTGTTATGTCAACTTTCATACAACACTCAATTTGTCATGCATGTGATTTCGAAATAGAAGACATGTCATGGCTATCGAGCATCGTAAAACCTGCATACGCATACGTATAATCAGAAGATACAAGTACGAAGAacagacaaaatttttctaacgttTCGTACGCATCCGCGTGCCCAGAATTATGTACTTACGGTGAGAATCCGTTGGAAAAAGTTAGAGCCAGCGTGTTCTAttgattcgaagacgaaatcTTTTTTCCCCCGTCACTTTTCCCAGGCTACCGACGGTATTTCAGTGACTCGATAATGATAaactactttgaaaatatcgatccacaattttcaaaaaaaaaaaaaaaaaatcgtaaattgtCAATCAGTGATCTCGGGATGAATTATTTCTGTCAACCGTTAATCTGTGTTGGAAGccgcaaaaaatgaaaacaaaaataccgaTGCAGAAAACGTTGGCGAAGGAGAAAACCAAGCAATCAAATAGACGAAAAAATCTGGCAATAGACAACCGTCCGACACTTTCAACTGGTTTGAGATACTTTTAAGCAGCACCGTTTCTCCAACGCCGACCGACCACCGCGAGCGACAACGTTTCACTGATAACTCGTTGCAAAGTTCTGCCTGTCGACGACGGCCTGACTGCACCACCTCACAATTAAAGATGTTTCATCGGCTCTGTATAAATCCTTAAGTACAATCCGCTCCGTGCACGTGAACGTAACGCCAAGAGTTCCCCGAGTTTCACTCCACCTCTCTTCAATATCGTCAACCTCGCGTTGAATATTCAGTTTAATGCCTAGGTGGGATAAATAAATTCCAGTCCTAATAAACATCAAATGTTGCATGACGAATTCCTAAACCggttttacagaaatttttaattattagcAAAACCACCGATCTTTTCGCATCGTCAATTAAACGGGTGAAACAGAGCAAAAAACGGTCTCGTCAGctctttttcaaagtttcacaTGTTCTTCGGGATGGTACGCGTTTTGTTGGAAAACGAGCACCGTATCTTGTCTGGTGCCTCGTAATGAGCTACGACATTAAGCTATTATAACGCTTGATAAcactttttttcgttgaggCGACGAATTCTCTTTATCCGCCTACCTTTATTTTACTTGTTTGCCGTGTCGTCGACTTTTTTGTCGCAACTTTCGTCGTCTGTTCATCGAAATCGAGTTACCAATATTTGTGTCtaatttgatgaatttgacggtataaaaaaagtaaaaaacaaaactgataATCGGAAAGTGaagcaataaataaaacaataaattattcaaattattactaACATAATGGTATACAGTGGAAATACACGTTGTTGAAAATGGAAGATTTTCGTTCTTAATAtgattttaaatcaaaatatcagtATGTAATTATAAGACGAGAGAATCAGCGTATCCAACTGATTCGTATCAGTTCCTGAGAATTCGAGTTTGACGTTTCAAATTAGTTCGTCGCAATTGTTCAACAATTATCAAATCACCCCTCTCCTCGCCCAAATTGGCCGATCACCTGACGCACAAAACGTGACTAACTTAtttgttgattgaaaaaaattgataaaactaTCGACAGGTGTTATGATGATTATTCGGCAATCTTGTATTActtgcaaaaacaaaaactcatTATTACAGCAAGACCTCGATCAACCGGAAGTGAATATGACATATACatgtttgtatatttttttctgttcaaatCAACAGTTATTAATAAACCTCGCAAATATGAACAACAATATGACGcgagtgaaaaattgttctGTATAACCATTGCATCGTCATCATGATACCACGAAATTTctaaagaaatttctttgcGGTCAATCCGTTGACGATACATGGATTATcaggaataagaaaaacaaaacaaatttctcAGAAAGTCCAGACAATCCGCATTCTAAATTAATCGTATTTCGCTGCTAATCGATGTTTTTGCTCCACACTTTTGTTAATCAGCCGCATtggcagagaaaaaaaatgagattttttctcctcccgAAGAGGAGAATTCCTCCGGAATACGTAATGGAGTTTTGAGGAAACGATTCCTTCAGTCGGCAGCAGCCTTGGGCTTACTTAATTCATTGTCATATACCTCGACGGTTGATTTCATCGTGGAATCGAGCACCGCCGTGTGTGGCATTATGCAGCAATGAGTAAAATTACCACCGCGGGTCCGAGCGTAATGTACGTTGTCAGAGATTCAATTGCACACCTATTCTACCAGTGTATAGATCAATATTACCGGTCTACAACTGCCCGCGAAGCGGTAGTAACATGACAATGAAAACCTCTCGTTCTTGCCATTACAAGCCAATGTCGTTACGACAGTAAAACTAAAATTGGTTAAccgattttcttcttcccaTTTCACTGTCGATAACATAtaacacacacatatataaatattatattataaacaaaatgcTGACCATTTTTTCCACCTCTCCACTGCAGTGTAATAGAAATATGAACAGGTTTTCTCTC contains:
- the LOC124411144 gene encoding solute carrier family 41 member 1-like, whose protein sequence is MVAFPDPEDRPKLLSITDLASQNRKSNKSPADAHPDPAPQDHEKIKNDYSFTDGDKKDDLTLDVGKLSKNDSIEISNLNADEVTAKKIAASLKVPFGAYSEKNGLAPASPGGGSLSSSSSIVTITSITNSDPDPDFPGGSPGSGDKRKIVKAEKWYTTTLQISVPFFIAGIGTIGAGIVLSNVQNWPVFVAISELFILVPALLGLKGNLDMCLASRLSTQANIGNMTSFREIMKMIIGNVVLVQIQASVAAFLVSIFALSVGAVMQGQFIWNHALLLTTSSICTATSSCFVLDFVMIVVIMVSHRCKMNPDNLATPLAASIGDVVSISVLAAIASALFTRLDNQIWILYLILGGYICLLPLWICIVLKNKYTRSVLKTGWTPVLSALFISGLGGLVLDQAVDVFDGFVIFQPIINGIGGNLVSVQASRISTLLHQTSIMGILPPHAKIFVSPWAALFKGVPYAKTARILMGMSLPGQLVFIFAADYIQWGYSTLHIYFILSYLAAALVQLMLLLYTAHIIIHAMWRYKIDPDNSAIPYLTSLGDLSGSLLLAGAFKMLQSVGHEYGDY